GACAAATGGGAATTGCGGTATTTGCACCTCCTTTAGATAAGGCTGGGAATAGTGTAAAAGCACAAAAGACAATTGAATTCCTGGCTGATAAACTAAAATTAAACGTATTCTCGGCGCAAAATTAATTATAGGAGTATAAGTTTATAATTGACTAATATTCTTTTAATAAATGTCATTGTCTTATTTTCTCAGCAACGACAATGACATTTATTAATCTCCCACCCAGTGCCACTAATTAATGTACCTTAATCTTGTCTGCAGTCATAAAGACCTGCAGATCTTAATAAAAGGATTTTAGTGGGTAAATTTTCCTTATATATAAATGGCTACTTCAGTTTTTCTTTTAAAATAACATTTTATTAGAATGAATACTTTCAATGCATATATCTATAAATGGAAAATTCACTTTATAGTAGCTCTGCTATCAGCTTGTATATTCTTCACTCTTTTAAAGTATAAGAATGTTGCAGCTAAGACAACTCCTCTTACTCAATTAGCCAATTATGAATTAAATGATTCACATTTTCACCTTACTAATTACATTCAAAAAGGAACTGATATACATCAGTTTTTAAATATAATGGGCGATAAAGTAGGAAGGGTAGCCTTATTCGGCATTCCCCTTCAGCAACAATGGTCTTATAGAATTTCTGGAGATCATGCTCCAAAGTATTACCTGGAAACAGATGCACCATTATATTATTATTCCTTCACTGATGCATACATTGCCATGACATATAAATCTTTATCAAAGGAACAGCAAAATCGATTCGATCCAATGATTACAGGATTTAATCCGACAGATATGTATGCAGCTGATCATATAAGACGTGTATTGATGACCTTTCCAGGAGTATTCTCCGGGATTGGAGAGTTTACTATTCATAAAGAATTTGTTTCACCAAAAGTGGCAGGGGATGCAGCCAGCTTATTAGATCCCGCTTTAGATAGTATTTTTAGTTTTGCTGGAGAAGTAGGATTGGCTGTTATTATA
The genomic region above belongs to Sporocytophaga myxococcoides DSM 11118 and contains:
- a CDS encoding amidohydrolase family protein, producing MNTFNAYIYKWKIHFIVALLSACIFFTLLKYKNVAAKTTPLTQLANYELNDSHFHLTNYIQKGTDIHQFLNIMGDKVGRVALFGIPLQQQWSYRISGDHAPKYYLETDAPLYYYSFTDAYIAMTYKSLSKEQQNRFDPMITGFNPTDMYAADHIRRVLMTFPGVFSGIGEFTIHKEFVSPKVAGDAASLLDPALDSIFSFAGEVGLAVIIHNDIDVPFAKENEEPAYFKQMKNLLKRHPKTSIIWAHIGLGRIIRPVQSSPTEEATSRNKNQIQLVQDILNDPKLSHVHFDISWDEVAKYIVRNDTTVRAVAALINQFPDKFLFGTDVVAPDNQKEYLQVYYQYDPLWKSLSKETKDKVCKGNYVRIFDQARKRVREWEQVNIYVKTK